One Synechococcus sp. JA-2-3B'a(2-13) genomic window carries:
- a CDS encoding ABC transporter substrate-binding protein, with protein MSGVTPEPWPRRRFLASGAALLAVGAGSRPSSARSRPLRLVTNWYAQAEHGGFYQALATGIYADYGLQVEIRMGGTAVNVLQLLAGGAADFVLGGSPDALAALQAGIPVLTVAAFFQKDPQCLLAHPGVGIERLEDLRGKPIWVSPGANLTYWPFLRAKFGFTDEQKRPYNLSLTPFLLDKSSAQQGYVTSEPFRVRQEGGFDPVVFLLADYGYSPYATTLETTRPFAEQHPEQVRKFVAASIQGWQSYLEDPRPGNRLIRQDNPNMSEALLAYAHQALKDYGLLTSGDAATLGIGAMTHQRWQTYFQEMVALGTVEANLDVGQAYTLDFLPGPTA; from the coding sequence ATGTCCGGTGTAACTCCAGAGCCTTGGCCGCGGCGGCGTTTTTTGGCCAGTGGAGCTGCTCTGCTAGCAGTAGGAGCGGGCTCCCGCCCCTCTTCGGCCAGATCCCGGCCCTTGCGACTGGTCACCAACTGGTACGCCCAGGCCGAACACGGCGGCTTTTACCAAGCCCTGGCCACCGGCATCTACGCCGACTACGGTCTGCAGGTGGAAATCCGCATGGGGGGAACGGCGGTTAACGTGCTGCAACTGCTAGCCGGGGGAGCGGCAGACTTTGTGCTCGGCGGCAGCCCCGACGCTCTGGCGGCTCTGCAAGCTGGGATCCCTGTTCTCACCGTGGCCGCCTTTTTCCAGAAGGATCCCCAGTGTCTCTTGGCCCATCCAGGGGTGGGCATCGAGCGCCTGGAAGACCTGCGGGGCAAGCCCATCTGGGTGTCACCGGGGGCCAACCTCACCTACTGGCCTTTTTTGCGGGCCAAATTTGGCTTTACCGACGAGCAGAAGCGCCCCTACAACCTCAGCCTCACGCCCTTCTTGCTGGACAAGTCTTCTGCCCAGCAGGGCTATGTGACCTCCGAGCCCTTCCGCGTGCGCCAGGAGGGGGGCTTTGATCCCGTCGTTTTTCTGCTGGCCGACTACGGCTATTCCCCCTACGCCACCACCCTGGAGACCACCCGCCCCTTTGCCGAACAGCACCCGGAGCAGGTGCGAAAATTTGTAGCTGCCTCCATCCAGGGCTGGCAGAGCTACCTAGAGGATCCCCGCCCCGGCAATCGCCTCATCCGCCAAGACAACCCCAACATGAGCGAGGCCCTCCTGGCCTACGCCCACCAAGCCCTAAAAGACTACGGCCTTCTCACCAGTGGAGATGCCGCCACGCTGGGGATCGGGGCCATGACCCACCAGCGCTGGCAAACCTACTTTCAGGAGATGGTGGCCCTGGGAACGGTGGAAGCCAACTTGGATGTGGGCCAAGCCTATACCCTCGACTTCCTCCCCGGCCCCACTGCCT